A stretch of Toxoplasma gondii ME49 chromosome V, whole genome shotgun sequence DNA encodes these proteins:
- a CDS encoding ATP-binding domain 1 family protein (encoded by transcript TGME49_213650) translates to MKFGLLVIGPAGSGKSTFCHYIHQHMEVLRRHCRLVNLDPAAEYFAYQPDIDIRDLVTVQDVEEELHLGPNGALVYAMEFLQEQIDWLESQFADFGEDELFIIDCPGQIELYTHLSLMAEICSSIQSWGIRLCACCCLDVSFMTDASKLLGGSLMALSAMVQLELPHINLLTKCDLVDKNLSLAAAQRRATGRRVRSRRDMRRTQGTQDSFEDHSDSEEEDDEEDEDISPCSASRTFGLSALAAWPDYADEPTDAKEAAIDALLSRDPHQIVQQLDECMPAKYKALNAAFATLIEDYSLVSYLPCNVLDEESLAVVASAVDHAVQYGEDMEVRESDLIGNAQGD, encoded by the exons ATGAAGTTCGGCCTCCTTGTGATAGGTCCTGCCGGGAGCGGCAAGAGCACGTTTTGCCACTATATCCATCAGCACATGGAGGTGTTGCGGCGACATTGCCGCTTAGTGAATCTGGATCCGGCAGCAGAGTATTTTGCGTACCAACCCGACATCGACATTCGTGACCTCGTAACGGTTCAAGATGTTGAAGAAGAGCTACATCTTGGGCCAAATGGAGCCCTTGTCTACGCGATGGAATTTCTTCAAGAACAGATAGATTGGTTAGAATCTCAGTTTGCGGATTttggagaagacgagctcTTCATCATTGACTGTCCTGGACAAATTGAACTCTATACACATCTCTCGTTAATGGCGGAAATTTGCAGTAGCATTCAGTCATGGGGCATCAGACTGTGTGCATGTTGTTGTTTGGACGTTTCATTCATGACTGACGCTTCAAAGCTCTTAGGCGGTTCTCTTATGGCTCTAAGCGCCATGGTACAACTCGAGCTGCCCCATATCAATCTTCTTACAAAGTGTGATCTGGTGGATAAGAACCTATCCCTCGCAGCTGCACAAAGGCGTGCTACTGGTCGGCGGGTCAGATCGCGCAGGGACATGAGACGAACGCAAGGGACGCAAGACAGTTTCGAAGATCACTCCGacagtgaggaagaagacgatgaagaggaTGAGGACATTAGTCCATGCTCCGCGTCTCGTACATTTGGACTCTCTGCGCTGGCGGCTTGGCCTGATTACGCCGATGAACcgacagacgcgaaagaggcgGCTATAGACGCCCTACTGTCTCGGGACCCCCACCAAATCGTCCAGCAGCTGGAT GAGTGCATGCCGGCAAAGTACAAGGCGCTCAATGCCGCGTTCGCCACTCTCATCGAGGACTACAGCCTCGTCTCCTACCTACCATGCAATGTTTTGGACGAGGAGTCTTTAGCCGTTGTGGCATCTGCCGTAGATCACGCTGTTCAATATGGGGAAGATATGGAAGTCCGGGAAAGTGACTTGATTGGCAATGCACAAGGCGACTAG
- a CDS encoding zinc finger (CCCH type) motif-containing protein (encoded by transcript TGME49_213660), which produces MSLLRGGGAVHMTASAWHLGGSTRPVTPGFLSELPESGHEQQAACVSSCVAPTATDANWFSVPDEVDHAEGLRMIGSQVQQKNTSLGRPRADKPCCGRECHAPDRSLCMPDASTGQPVLSCGSVSFEAPISSVSTLTSTATLPPSPVRAQRGICWGSAGSQIESTDVSTSGTSMQLLAGGVASFSGTLEPQESLFVSEPPPSSPPLLRWAPECSRQTFSGARNPSESRRLSFDQNEVYQVRQIQEHTSGTLWRPRPSQPARQQLFNNVSTGAAIGAHTSVLKLDAATSTKSVLQPSGSNWQASNLTYTDTESTTKRWERSLGGAEGVPSACEWDHMPLGGMPQSQINSASLPIAHEEQDAWMGAAGATHRPTMIFDVVSDSRDGNACDESGAFGGGAVFPSAPNVPPPAVCPRAPESGDVLPTAVAPVSKFSPGSGCSQAAARRQVTDSFEIMDACPNTTTAVTADAETFNIEDTAKMQACSSYEVEAGLESWSLCTVGTPAGRCESTTGTVPTTTGFSDGDDRHHHIVEPGILLAPSLDGVASSSVRRVASVTCIPSANGDAFNTEDSQFVDFRAGLTHEMPPEKRTQCHWSGVCSATACVQDGNCALSNTDRSVVESDAVTEAGEPVAYEETKRNVGETCGSSFLADGESAAEGYSGSTWSDPLTGERGRVSARHQRPMSSSSNEDAIETNLFPLLDHTIWNALEEHVAGTACSRPGRLSYNNCAAPSLFDVGAQGGKGQVVAGGTMMLQGSERRNSSLASEGLIRGNGPCIIQKTDGSFLRTKGIAPQDPKKRVLRRVMFSKTKICPWFEQGKCLRGDLCNYAHCRAELRVLPVVKKLCLSYLKVGRCRNPHCSFAHSTEEVEDSKKTKQEAQWQWRHFDVAAGLWESDCAQKAVASDERSSSRLVASSLLMTARLGREAADRTTLQTGQMIDASTSARMSKSLSASPASEGTAGISLQSLMDTRCVEASLCEIFGSRSDLEYINGPKCCRPLNGGRPEERSVAPRVLAEASGKLSSCFSTNENCENGRSHSSWPSGLCQAAGPGIRVQECGTEDSESFMLNDALVASEFQQLTLINVQKGTRLNGHTHGVDGHTTAWIHDGTQSLRQDNQDGRNTESMTDLPNPGSLQPFASHSENEARGSGRGLQRRSTTERLIGDTPLGLQSDVVLAVFRQQLKDMISKFYGDVGGPPPDVTAKPIADAPSEDKGESHRQQTKRQ; this is translated from the exons ATGTCTCTATTGCGGGGAGGAGGGGCAGTGCATATGACTGCCAGCGCCTGGCACCTTGGAGGGTCAACCAGACCGGTGACGCCCGGTTTTTTGTCTGAATTGCCAGAATCTGGCCATGAGCAACAGGCGGCATGCGTGTCCTCATGTGTGGCACCTACGGCCACTGATGCGAATTGGTTTTCAGTGCCTGATGAGGTTGATCACGCTGAAGGTTTGCGAATGATAGGGTCGCAAGTGCAGCAGAAGAACACGAGCCTTGGTCGGCCGCGGGCTGACAAGCCTTGTTGCGGCCGCGAGTGCCACGCACCAGACCGAAGCCTGTGCATGCCAGATGCTTCTACTGGGCAACCTGTGCTGTCGTGCggttctgtgtctttcgaGGCGCCAATCTCATCGGTGTCAACTCTCACGAGCACAGCGACGCTACCCCCGTCACCGGTGAGAGCTCAACGGGGGATATGCTGGGGCTCAGCTGGCAGCCAAATCGAATCTACAGACGTCTCCACATCTGGCACTTCCATGCAACTATTGGCAGGGGGCGTAGCGTCCTTTTCAGGCACACTGGAACCTCAGGAATCGCTTTTTGTTTCGGAGCCGCCTCCCAGTTCCCCGCCGCTTCTGCGTTGGGCCCCTGAATGCAGCCGGCAAACGTTTTCAGGCGCGCGCAACCCCAGCGAAAGCCgacgtctctctttcgaccAGAATGAGGTTTATCAGGTGCGCCAGATACAAGAGCACACATCAGGGACCCTCTGGCGCCCGAGACCTAGTCAACCGGCTCGACAGCAGTTGTTCAACAATGTGTCGACAGGCGCAGCTATTGGAGCGCATACCAGTGTTCTTAAGCTTGATGCTGCCACCAGCACGAAATCTGTGCTTCAGCCGTCTGGTTCAAACTGGCAAGCCTCCAATTTGACCTACACGGACACTGAATCAACAACAAAGAGGTGGGAACGGAGTCTTGGTGGAGCCGAGGGCGTTCCATCCGCTTGTGAGTGGGACCACATGCCATTAGGGGGGATGCCACAGTCGCAGATTAACTCGGCTTCGTTGCCCATTGCCCACGAAGAACAAGATGCTTGGATGGGGGCCGCGGGTGCCACACACAGGCCAACCATGATATTCGACGTCGTTAGCGACTCCCGTGACGGAAATGCGTGTGATGAGTCTGGTGCGTTCGGTGGGGGcgctgtttttccttcggCGCCGAACGTGCCTCCGCCTGCTGTGTGTCCCAGAGCTCCTGAGAGTGGGGACGTGTTGCCAACTGCAGTTGCGCCTGTTAGCAAATTCTCACCAGGCAGTGGTTGTTCGCAGGCAGCAGCCAGGAGACAAGTGACTGACTCTTTCGAAATAATGGACGCGTGCCCAAACACGACTACAGCTGTCACTGCAGATGCTGAGACGTTCAACATAGAAGACACAGCCAAGATGCAGGCTTGCTCGAGCTACGAGGTTGAAGCGGGACTGGAGAGTTGGTCACTGTGTACTGTTGGTACACCGGCTGGACGATGTGAAAGCACAACTGGAACCGTACCGACCACAACGGGGTTTTCAGACGGTGACGATAGGCATCACCACATAGTTGAACCTGGTATCTTGCTAGCACCATCGTTAGACGGTGTGGCATCGTCCTCGGTACGCCGCGTGGCATCAGTGACCTGCATACCATCTGCTAATGGAGATGCATTCAATACGGAAGATTCCCAATTTGTGGATTTCCGTGCGGGTCTCACACATGAAATGCCTCCTGAAAAGCGCACCCAGTGCCATTGGAGCGGTGTGTGCTCTGCGACTGCTTGTGTCCAAGATGGCAATTGTGCCCTCAGCAATACAGACAGGAGTGTGGTTGAAAGTGATGCCGTTACAGAAGCTGGGGAACCAGTCGCTTATGAAGAGACCAAGCGAAATGTGGGTGAAACATGCGGGAGCTCCTTCCTAGCGGATGGTGAGAGTGCAGCAGAGGGCTACAGTGGATCCACATGGAGTGATCCTTTGAcgggcgagagaggacgcgtGTCAGCGCGACATCAACGGCCAATGTCGAGTTCTTCAAATGAAGATGCAATTGAAACCAACTTGTTCCCACTGCTGGACCACACGATCTGGAACGCGTTGGAGGAGCACGTAGCAGGTACAGCATGCAGTCGACCTGGTCGCCTCTCTTACAATAATTGCGCAGCACCTTCGCTATTTGATGTAGGAGCTCAAGGGGGGAAAGGTCAAGTGGTAGCAGGAGGGACGATGATGCTACAAGGCTCAGAGCGAAGGAACTCATCATTGGCGTCGGAGGGACTCATTCGAGGCAATGGACCGTGTATAATTCAAAAAACGGATGGATCGTTTCTAAGAACGAAAGGTATCGCTCCCCAAGACCCCAAAAAACGAGTCCTTCGGAGAGTGATGTTTAGCAAAACGAAAATCTGTCCCTGGTTCGAACAGGGCAAGTGCTTGAGAGGCGACCTCTGCAACTACG CACATTGCCGAGCCGAGCTGCGGGTACTGCCGGTCGTGAAGAAGTTATGCCTTTCATATCTGAAA GTGGGGCGGTGCCGGAATCCGCACTGCAGTTTCGCTCACTCGActgaagaagtcgaagacagCAAGAA GACAAAACAAGAGGCTCAGTGGCAGTGGCGACACTTCGATGTTGCCGCTGGGCTGTGGGAATCGGATTGTGCGCAAAAGGCGGTCGCGTCTGatgagagaagcagcag CCGTCTGGTGGCGTCATCCTTGCTCATGACCGCTCGCCTTGGAAGAGAGGCAGCTGACCGCACAACATTACAAACAGGGCAGATGATTGATGCATCCACGTCAGCTAGGATGTCGAAGTCCCTCAGCGCCTCACCGGCTAGCGAAGGAACTGCAGGAATCTCTCTACAATCGTTGATGGACACACGATGCGTCGAGGCCAGTTTATGCGAAATTTTTGGGTCTCGCTCGGATTTGGAGTACATCAACGGTCCAAAATGTTGCAGGCCACTTAACGGAGGAAGGCCTGAGGAGAGGTCGGTTGCCCCGAGGGTTTTGGCGGAGGCGTCCGGCAAATTaagcagctgcttctccacaAATGAGAATTGTGAGAATGGCAGAAGCCATAGCAGCTGGCCCTCTGGACTGTGCCAAGCAGCAGGCCCTGGGATACGAGTGCAGGAATGTGGTACAGAAGACAGCGAATCGTTTATGCTCAACGACGCTTTGGTAGCGTCTGAGTTCCAGCAGCTCACGCTGATAAATGTCCAAAAGGGCACCCGACTAAACGGTCACACACATGGTGTGGACGGGCACACGACTGCGTGGATACACGATGGAACACAGAGTCTGCGACAGGATAACCAGGATGGGCGCAATACCGAAAGCATGACGGACCTCCCGAATCCTGGGTCACTTCAACCGTTCGCATCGCATTCCGAGAATGAAGCACGAGGCAGCGGGCGGGGACTGCAACGTCGCAGTACGACTGAACGTCTCATAGGTGACACACCTCTAGGACTTCAGTCAGACGTTGTACTGGCCGTGTTTCGTCAACAGTTGAAAGACATGATAAGCAAGTTTTACGGAGACGTCGGAGGCCCTCCTCCCGACGTCACAGCTAAACCGATTGCAGATGCACCCTCAGAGGATAAAGGGGAGAGCCATCGgcagcagacgaaacgcCAGTAA
- a CDS encoding hypothetical protein (encoded by transcript TGME49_213670~Predicted trans-membrane domain (TMHMM2.0):179-202), with protein sequence MSTFSICSGATRPPISTLVSVGTKKTLDSSSRSQPVRRLFMSSLREKHFPVSACVLPVCGIPYLADSRSAPFQTGGRRERNAVRRNPNCCAELFHSRRSSHTELAYTLPRSTQFRSAGFSSVPFFCLSSPKLAAETKVSGDSTAISPNTRGVPTPGASLHAEASTDKQAKDMKQRRTGRTVTKFLAGAVLLGLGAVGAAVVLDADTVLKSRLASRAPEVVKFLEATVIPLLSLSGLAAYVPAIVAPTNPALSPTPPLFPSSAPAAPLPQPALSRPELSSPKSPGEDARESVPSVAGAKTRDAPASVLSEKREASQLKDEQKTQNTQDQLSPQDEKLQMELLFQLLSHLSDSQKGSLGLLPAAVKTAQPTHGGKCEVPKESTVEAQPVPKAAVKESTETHEKSVQSTPVLMSVEEAVSAEKEAIRHLSVEALRERLLDLASQLAIARRYDALRRAEDVQKLQGEVAVAYDQKLKTEIEKERGRAAETVERLVLAKAKEIEESANRRLAEELKVQCELRDEREAQERRQMVLDLVELEGQVLGLHAAFDALSLRAQQAQAVNSLMSVVAEIDNALEMSAPVLPQLKKLQEMSRLDPILFSALNSLPCEVTEATHRPVPTAGDLKVSIKKNLRECIQAAFIPPHSGIFGHLLARAFSWFYVLEPHPPPIDPETSADPSRAVAEAADLAGGINAESALNDRESSAGTGDSTSRDGLAKLRRNLALLSYASFYVDRGHLGNALRCLEQLDGLSRAVSLEEIQRLRVFLLLHQTLQLAKARLACINADLLAGAKSP encoded by the exons ATGTCGACGTTTTCCATCTGTTCAGGCGCCACGCGCCCTCCCATTTCGACGCTGGTGTCTGTAGGCACAAAAAAAACGCTGGACTCGAGCTCGCGGTCGCAACCTGTTCGGCGTCTTTTCATGTCCAGCCTCCGCGAGAAGCACTTCCCCGTTTCTGCTTGCGTCTTACCTGTCTGTGGAATACCGTACCTAGCTGATTCTCGGAGTGCACCCTTCCAGACCGGGGGGAGAAGGGAACGAAATGCGGTGCGCAGAAACCCGAATTGTTGCGCTGAACTTTTCCATTCCCGTCGGAGTTCCCACACGGAGCTGGCCTACACTCTCCCGAGGAGCACACAATTTCGTTCTGCGGGATTTTCAAGCGTTccgttcttctgcctctcttcgccgAAGCTGGCGGCCGAAACCAAGGTTTCGGGGGACAGCACCGCGATCAGTCCGAACACGCGGGGTGTACCTACACCCGGCGCCTCGCTTCACGCAGAAGCTTCGACCGATAAACAGGCAAAGGATATGAAGCAAAGACGCACAGGGAGAACGGTCACTAAATTCCTTGCCGGGGCGGTTCTGTTGGGACTTGGAGCTGTCGGTGCCGCCGTGGTCTTGGACGCAGATACAGTCTTAAAATCCCGATTGGCATCGAG GGCTCCAGAGGTCGTGAAATTCCTCGAAGCGACTGTCATCCCGTTGCTGAGTTTAAGCGGCCTTGCCGCCTACGTCCCCGCGATCGTCGCTCCAACAAATCCAGCACTTTCACCCACTCCTCCTCTGTTCCCGTCTTCGGCGCCTGCGGCTCCTCTGCCTCAGCCTGCCTTGTCTCGCCCTGAACTGTCGAGCCCGAAAAGCCCCGGGGAAGACGCCCGGGAAAGTGTCCCCTCGGTCGCAGGGGCCAAGACGCGCGACGCCCCCGCGAGTGTTTTgtcggagaagcgagaagcgtcTCAACTGAAGGACGAACAGAAGACCCAGAACACGCAGGATCAGTTGTCCCCGCAGGACGAGAAACTTCAGATGGAGCTGCTTTTCCAGCTCCTATCGCATCTTTCCGACAGCCAGAAAGGTTCTCTTGGCCTCTTGCCCGCGGCTGTGAAGACAGCGCAGCCGACACACGGTGGAAAGTGCGAGGTTCCTAAGGAGTCAACTGTCGAGGCGCAGCCCGTACCCAAAGCCGCTGTGAAGGagtcgacggagacgcacGAGAAAA GCGTGCAATCAACGCCGGTCCTGATGAGCGTGGAGGAGGCTGTctcagcagagaaggaagccaTTCGACATTTGAGCGTAGAGGCTCTTCGAGAACGCCTTTTGGATCTTGCATCTCAGCTTGCGATTGCACGCCGGTACGACGCGCTGCGACGCGCCGAAGATGTGCAAAAGTTGCAAGGGGAAGTTGCCGTTGCCTACGACCAGAAATTGAAGACCGAAATTGAAAAG GAACGTGGGCGCGCAGCGGAGACTGTCGAGCGTTTGGTCCTCGCCAAAGCGAAGGAAATTGAA gaGTCTGCGAATCGGCGATTGGCAGAAGAGTTGAAAGTGCAGTGTGAGCTGCGAGATGAACGCGAAGCACAAGAACGACGTCAGATGGTTTTGGATCTTGTTGAACTCGAGGGCCAGGTCTTGGGTCTTCATGCT GCCTTCGACGCGTTGTCCCTGCGAGCTCAACAGGCCCAGGCGGTGAACAGTCTGATGAGTGTTGTCGCGGAAATCGACAACGCCCTGGAGATGTCAGCTCCTGTTCTTCCACAACTGAAAAAACTTCAAGAA ATGAGTCGCTTGGACCCCATCCTGTTCAGTGCCCTCAACAGTCTCCCCTGTGAGGTCACCGAAGCGACGCATCGGCCAGTTCCGACAGCTGGTGACTTGAAA GTGTCGATCAAGAAGAATTTGCGTGAGTGCATCCAGGCAGCATTCATCCCTCCGCATTCGGGGATTTTCGGACATCTCCTCGCCAGAGCCTTCTCGTGGTTCTACGTCCTGGAGCCGCACCCGCCGCCAATCGATCCGGAAACGAGTGCAGACCCGAGCAGAGCTGTAGCGGAGGCGGCCGACCTGGCGGGAGGAATTAATGCTGAATCGGCTCTGAACGACCGCGAGAGCTCAGCCGGTACAGGCGACTCCACATCACGAGACGGACTTGCCAAGCTTCGGCGAAATCTCGCACTCCTCTCCTACGCTTCCTTCTACGTCGACCGAG GGCATCTAGGCAATGCGTTGCGATGCCTCGAGCAGCTGGATGGCCTCAGTAGGGCTGTTAGTCTGGAGGAAATTCAGCGTCTGCGAGTTTTCTTGCTCCTCCACCAAACTCTTCAGCTTGCGAAAGCGCGTCTCGCATGCATCAATGCGGATCTGCTTGCCGGTGCTAAATCCCCATGA
- a CDS encoding MmgE/PrpD family protein (encoded by transcript TGME49_213680), translating into MTQSTSADTVVLPRDSNQALGIGQYAIDFLGGKYGDNVSEKIYERVRLFHTDSVLSGVSALALKTNAPTILRDEAMDYPCTSGARVFGTLTRSQPEKVVAANCAAVREWDSNGTVFGFNPKLKGHQAGEFGHNDFYPVVIAAAQAGARHVDGRKALRAMLCLDEIRGRLAEVFSLKTFKIDHVVFGAVASAAVYGALLGASAEQIESAIGMCVAHYIPWRAIRAGKQLSDSKGSSAALAAEAAVLSMRRAMKGFVGPRDIFRNPEALFRWNVKTEGDSPFDLVLTHSGEEFAVARMHFKLGLYEHQSAGALEGLLRLLAANPVIYRDPNRIQSITITAYEPAFSIIGDPAKRDPRTRQSADHSMVYIISTVLRKAVEAREVPSDVCDAWCALMLTPYDYSEKSIFNPTTRAFMTKTQFKHGGAEYDAKYPEGIPSRVSIALSDGTTLDSSRIVFPTGHASNTESDLLKVLRYKFQMMSEIALRKEEAQAFIAKLESIVTLSNDDLQTLYFYKELNELPPIE; encoded by the exons ATGACTCAAAGTACTTCAGCTGACACCGTTGTTTTGCCTCGAGACTCAAACCAGGCTCTTGGCATTGGGCAGTACGCCATCGACTTCCTAGGTGGAAA GTACGGAGATAATGTCAGCGAGAAAATCTACGAGAGAGTTCGTTTGTTTCACACGGACAGCGTCCTCTCTGGAGTATCCGCGTTAGCGCTCAAAACAAATGCACCAACAATTTTGAGGGATGAGGCTATGGATTATCCTT GCAC ATCCGGCGCGCGCGTCTTTGGCACTCTGACAAGGTCACAGCCCGAAAAG GTCGTGGCAGCGAACTGCGCAGCCGTGCGCGAGTGGGACAGCAACGGCACTGTCTTTGGATTCAATCCAAAACTGAAGGGACACCAAGCAGGCGAATTCGGCCACAACGACTTCTACCCAGTCGTCATAGCCGCTGCCCAGGCTGGAGCCCGACATGTCGATGGCAG GAAGGCCCTCCGGGCTATGCTTTGTCTGGACGAGATCCGCGGGCGCCTCGCAGAGGTTTTCAGCCTCAAAACGTTCAAAATCGACCACGTGGTTTTTGGAGCCGTTGCCTCTGCCGCAGTCTATGGTGCCCTTCTAG GGGCGTCAGCTGAACAAATTGAATCTGCCATCGGCATGTGTGTCGCTCATTACATTCCCTGGCGAGCCATCCGAGCAGGGAAGCAGCTGAGCGACTCAAAGGGTAGCTCCGCTGCTCTCGCGGCTGAGGCTGCCGTTCTGAGCATGCGCCGAG CCATGAAGGGCTTTGTAGGACCTCGAGATATCTTCCGGAATCCAGAGGCCCTCTTTAGATGG AATGTGAAAACCGAAGGAGACTCGCCTTTCGATCTTGTCCTCACCCACTCTGGAGAAGAGTTTGCCGTTGCAAGAATGCATTTCAAGCTCGGACTGTATGAACATCAATCAGCAGGGGCGCTCGAG GGCCTGCTTCGCTTGCTGGCTGCGAACCCCGTTATTTATCGCGACCCAAATCGAATCCAGTCGATCACAATAACGGCGTACGAGCCCGCGTTCAGCATTATTGGAGACCCAGCCAAGCGCGACCCTCGGACTCGGCAGTCTGCTGACCATTCCATG GTGTACATTATCTCGACAGTTTTGAGGAAAGCAGTTGAGGCCCGCGAGGTTCCCTCGGATGTGTGCGATGCCTGGTGTGCTCTGATGCTCACGCCATACGACTACAGTGAAAAGTCCATCTTCAATCCAACCACAAG AGCATTCATGACCAAGACACAGTTCAAGCATGGCGGCGCAGAGTACGATGCCAAATATCCTGAGGGCATCCCGTCGAGAGTGAGCATCGCGTTGAGTGACGGGACTACGCTGGACAGCT CGCGGATTGTATTCCCTACTGGGCATGCGTCAAATACCGAGTCGGACCTCTTGAAGGTTCTCCGCTATAAATTTCAAATGATGTCGGAGATCGCGCtacggaaagaagaggcgcagGCTTTTATCGCTAAGCTTGAGAGCATCGTCACCCTGAGCAATGATGACCTCCAAACTCTCTACTTCTACAAGGAGTTAAATGAGCTTCCGCCAATTGAGTAA
- a CDS encoding ring box protein 1 family protein (encoded by transcript TGME49_213690): MSGAEDPTSPMDVSAPPPSASSSGSGAAAAEASSSEVPVRRFEVKKWSAVALWSWDIVVDNCAICRNHIMDLCIECQASQGGSSSEECTVAWGVCNHAFHFHCISRWLKTRQVCPLDNADWEFQKYGR, encoded by the exons ATGTCGGGAGCAGAAGACCCAACTTCTCCAATGGACGTCAGTGCACCGCCCCCCTCTGCCTCTAGTAGTGGTAGtggcgccgccgccgcagaAGCAAGCTCTTCTGAGGTTCCTGTTCGGAGATTCGAAGTTAAAAAGTGGTCTGCCGTCGCCCTTTGGTCCTGGGACATCGTCGTCGACAACTGTGCGATTTGCCGAAATCACATCATGGACTTGTGTATCGAGTGCCAGGCGAGTCAG GGAGGCTCGAGTTCGGAAGAGTGCACAGTTGCTTGGGGCGTGTGCAACCACGCTTTCCACTTCCACTGCATCTCGCGATGGCTCAAGACGCGGCAGGTCTGTCCCCTGGACAACGCCGACTGGGAATTCCAGAAGTATGGCCGGTAG